ACGAAGTGGATGGGCGAGCGTTCGCGGTACTTTTCGGGGACCTCGTCGGGGCTACCGCCCATCATCTCTTCGCTGTAGGGCCGCAGGTCAGGGCGGGTGGTCTCGTAGTCCACCACCAGGTCCGTCATGCCACAGATGGGCGCGGCCGCGGCGATAACCTCGGGCGGGTAGTGGGTGATGAGGAACCAGGCACTGTAGCCGCCGTAGGAGGTGCCGGTGACGCCCACACGGCCTGGTTCGGCCAGCCCGGCGCGGATAAGGGCCAGGGCACCGGTGGCGATGTCGGCCTGTTCTCGGCCACCCCAGCCGTCTTCTTTGATGGATTCACGGAAGGCCAGCCCGAACCCCGTGCTGCCCCGGTAGTTGACGGCCAACACATGGAAGCCGCGGGCCACGAAGTATTGGATTTGCGCGTTGAGGGCGTCTTCGCTGTGGCTGGTGGGGCCGCCGTGGATGTAGATGATGGCTCGTTTGAGGTTCGGGCGGGCGCGGTAGAGCCAGCCTGGGATTGTCAGTCCATCCACCGAGCGCCAGCGGAAATCCTCGGCCGGGGTCAAATCCTGCGGCGTGAGAGGCGTGAGATCCCAAACGCGGGTGAGGGAGAGAAGGCCCTCGCCCCTCTCCACTTCCAGGGAGAGAGGGGAGGGGGGAAGGCCGCGCTCAGCGGCCAGGGGGGTAGGGTGAGGGGAAAGCCGCACCAGGTTGCGGGGGTGGGTGGCGCTGTAGAAGAGGGCGATCCATGCCCCATCGGGCGCCTGACCCAGGGGGATCAGATTCCCGCCCGGATCCGGGAAGGGGTGCTCGGCCCCGGTGTCGGGATCCAGCCATGTGGGGCGGTGCCGGGCTTCCTGGATCTCGTCGAGCACAATCTGACCCTGCGGTGTGACCCACGCCCCTTCGATGTTCCGTTCTGGGTCGTCCACCAGCCAGCGCAGTTCGCCGGTGGTGCGGTGATAGACGCCCAGGCGCTGGTAGGGCGGGTCGGCGTCCAGGTTCTCGGCCAGTATCAGGATGCACACCCCGTCGGGGAACCAGCGGGCGAAGACCTTGGCCCGGTCGCCGAAGTTGAGGATTTCGCGGTCCTCGCGGCCTTCCACATCTACCAGATGGAACTGCCGCCCGGCCGGGTGGTGGTCCTTGCGGGCATAGAGGATGTGGGTGCCCTGGCGGTTGAGTTGGGGGGCGGTCCAGGCAGGCTTTTGGGGGCGGGCGATGGGCACCCGTTCGCCGGTTCGTAAATCGTGGCGGTAGATCCATGTGGGCTCGATGGGGCGTCCGGCGGCGAAGTCGTAGTTGGCGCCGTAGTAAAGATAGCGCCCGTCGGGGCTGAGTTGACCGCCCCGCAGGAAATACGGGGGGCGGGCTTCGGTGAGGGGGCGCATGACTCCCGGCGCGTCTAGGTCCACCCGAAAGAGGCGCACCCGCTCGTCGCCGTCGTGGTCCTCGGCCACGAGGACGCCCCGACCGTGGGGCGTCCAGTCCACCAACTCGGTGGCCTCCGGGGTATGGGTCAGGGCCACCGGTGGGGCGCTGCCGTCGGTGGGGGCCACGAACACATCCAGGTTTTCGTGGCGCCGATACCACACAAAGGCCACCCAGCGCCCGTCGGGCGAGAGCCGGGCGTACCGCACGCTGGGTAGCGTCATCAGGTGCTCGAGCAGAGTTTCGGGCGAGAAGGGGGGCATAGTTGGCCTTTCCTTGACGGTGGGGATGAGGGGATTATACCGCCGCTGGATGGGGTTGTGCTCAAGTGTCGCCAGGGACGCCAGGGGAGAGGAAGGCACAGAGGGGGTGGCAGGGCGCAGAGCACGCAAAGAGGGAAGCACGGCTTTTTGGAATGCGGCACGCTTGTGCTGCTTGAGTTGTTCCCTGTCCTCTCCCCTCCCG
This region of Anaerolineae bacterium genomic DNA includes:
- a CDS encoding S9 family peptidase gives rise to the protein MPPFSPETLLEHLMTLPSVRYARLSPDGRWVAFVWYRRHENLDVFVAPTDGSAPPVALTHTPEATELVDWTPHGRGVLVAEDHDGDERVRLFRVDLDAPGVMRPLTEARPPYFLRGGQLSPDGRYLYYGANYDFAAGRPIEPTWIYRHDLRTGERVPIARPQKPAWTAPQLNRQGTHILYARKDHHPAGRQFHLVDVEGREDREILNFGDRAKVFARWFPDGVCILILAENLDADPPYQRLGVYHRTTGELRWLVDDPERNIEGAWVTPQGQIVLDEIQEARHRPTWLDPDTGAEHPFPDPGGNLIPLGQAPDGAWIALFYSATHPRNLVRLSPHPTPLAAERGLPPSPLSLEVERGEGLLSLTRVWDLTPLTPQDLTPAEDFRWRSVDGLTIPGWLYRARPNLKRAIIYIHGGPTSHSEDALNAQIQYFVARGFHVLAVNYRGSTGFGLAFRESIKEDGWGGREQADIATGALALIRAGLAEPGRVGVTGTSYGGYSAWFLITHYPPEVIAAAAPICGMTDLVVDYETTRPDLRPYSEEMMGGSPDEVPEKYRERSPIHFVQNIRGALLIVQGAQDPNVTPENVRAVRQRLEAHGIPYELLVFEDEGHGILKPENQRRLYPALADFFARALG